A window of Onychostoma macrolepis isolate SWU-2019 chromosome 01, ASM1243209v1, whole genome shotgun sequence contains these coding sequences:
- the LOC131541888 gene encoding ras-related protein Rab-20-like: MSAPGRMRKPVIKIVILGDMNVGKTSLLHRYTERSFKDTLSTIGGAFFLKQWGPYDISIWDTAGREQFHGLGSMYCRGAAAIILTYDITNWQSFVELEDRFLSLTDSANSDSIFAIVGNKADLTDPQAHVMTPEEVRAEDGSVLPLPSFPSPPEFPLHKQVSQDDAIALYDRIIRYKALEGASPPADKMCFETSAKTGFNVDVMFETLFDLVLPSIIQKRSQSESPILYLEDYNEEGMKSKRNCCT, translated from the exons ATGTCTGCTCCTGGGAGAATGAGAAAGCCtgttattaaaattgtaatccTGGGAGACATGAATGTAGGGAAAACGTCCCTGCTGCACAGATACACAGAGAGAAGCTTTAAGGACACTCTAAGCACAATCGGCGGAGCGTTCTTCTTAAAGCAGTGGGGTCCGTACGACATCTCTATCTGGGACACAGCGG GTCGTGAACAGTTCCACGGTCTAGGCTCCATGTATTGTCGTGGCGCTGCAGCCATCATTCTCACGTATGATATCACAAACTGGCAGAGCTTCGTAGAGCTTGAAGATCGCTTCCTCTCTCTCACTGACTCAGCCAATAGTGACAGCATATTTGCCATTGTGGGCAACAAAGCAGACCTCACTGACCCTCAAGCCCATGTTATGACCCCAGAGGAAGTCAGGGCAGAAGACGGTAGTGTGCTTCCCCTTCCATCCTTTCCCTCACCTCCAGAATTTCCCTTGCACAAACAGGTGAGTCAGGATGATGCCATAGCACTGTACGACCGCATAATTCGCTATAAGGCACTGGAGGGCGCCAGCCCACCAGCGGACAAGATGTGCTTCGAGACAAGCGCTAAGACTGGATTTAATGTAGATGTTATGTTTGAGACACTCTTTGATCTGGTGTTGCCATCCATCATTCAAAAACGCTCCCAAAGTGAGTCGCCAATACTGTATTTGGAGGACTATAATGAAGAGGGGATGAAGAGCAAAAGGAATTGTTGCACATGA
- the cars2 gene encoding probable cysteine--tRNA ligase, mitochondrial isoform X1 has translation MKMRLPLALIANVRLLNSGFRIRHSIHNGVTKTALLSSHNICSRAERKWIKPAGFDTGVKTYNSLTKQKEPLVLAQERIATWYSCGPTVYDHAHLGHACSYVRFDILQRILSRIFEINVIHVMVITDIDDKIIQRSLEQNISPTVLARMHEEEFKRDMQALRVLPPAVYMRVTDNIPQIVAFIERIIGNGHAYVTSQGNVYFDTQSIGNRYGKLVNLGGVVGELGSQDKRDPRDFALWKAFKPHEPHWESPWGQGRPGWHIECSTIASSVFGSQLDIHSGGIDLAFPHHENEIAQSEAYHQCEQWGNYFLHSGHLHLKGSVEKMSKSLKNYVTIKDFLKSYTANEFRLFCLLTRYRSAIDYSDASMNEARSTLSTISAFCHNVQAYMQGHLQCQPIEEGILWERLSATQSSIRKALADDFDTPKAVDAIMSLIHHGNCQLQPATKVDGPRSPAVFGAMLSYVREIMGVFGVDLLDRKEVHDSSGVLNNVVEELVHFRIKVRKFALSVEDQAPQDPQTGSEIQKRHPQPDRVPLLKACDALRNNLAPLGVYIKDRGTNSTWEITRGETRKN, from the exons ATGAAAATGAGGCTTCCTTTAGCATTGATTGCAAATGTAAGACTGCTTAATTCTGGCTTTAGAATCAGGCATTCGATTCATAACGGTGTTACAAAAACGGCATTGCTGTCCAGTCATAATATATGCAGCAGAGCGGAGAGAAAGTGGATAAAACCAGCGGGGTTTGACACCGGTGTGAAGACTTACAACAGTCTCACCAAGCAGAAAGAACCTCTGGTTTTGGCACAAGAAAGAATTGCTACCTG GTATAGCTGTGGACCTACTGTTTATGATCATGCCCATCTCGGTCATGCGTG CTCATATGTCAGATTTGACATTCTACAAAGGATCTTATCCAGAATTTTTGAAATTAATGTCATCCACGTCATGGTCATCACTGACATTgatgataaaataatacaaagaaGCCTTGAG CAGAACATCTCGCCCACTGTCCTAGCAAGAATGCATGAGGAAGAGTTTAAGAGGGACATGCAAGCACTGCGG GTTCTTCCTCCAGCTGTATACATGAGGGTGACAGACAACATACCCCAGATTGTAGCTTTTATAGAGCGTATTATCGGAAATGGACATGCCTATGTCACAAGTCAAG GGAACGTTTACTTCGACACTCAGTCAATTGGTAACCGCTATGGCAAGCTTGTGAACCTTGGAGGGGTTGTTGGGGAGCTGG GGTCTCAGGATAAAAGAGATCCAAGGGATTTTGCTCTGTGGAAAGCATTCAAACCACATGAACCTCATTGGGAATCACCTTGGGGACAAGGAAGACCTGGGTGGCACATTGAATGTTCTACGATTGCTAG TTCAGTGTTTGGAAGTCAGTTGGACATCCACTCTGGAGGAATTGACCTTGCCTTCCCACATCATGAGAATGAGATTGCCCAGTCTGAGGCGTATCATCAGTGTGAACAATGGGGAAACTACTTCCTGCACTCCG GGCACCTTCATTTGAAAGGAAGCGTAGAGAAGATGTCAAAATCCTTGAAGAATTATGTAACTATAAAG GATTTTCTGAAATCTTACACTGCAAATGAGTTTCGACTTTTCTGCCTTCTGACCAGATACAGATCAG CTATTGACTATAGTGATGCAAGCATGAATGAAGCCCGATCTACCCTGTCCACAATCTCTGCCTTCTGCCACAATGTACAGGCCTACATGCAGGGCCACTTACAGTGCCAGCCTATAGAGGAGGGAATTCTCTGGGAGAG GTTGTCTGCTACACAGTCCAGCATTCGGAAAGCACTCGCTGATGATTTTGACACCCCAAAAGCTGTGGATGCCATTATGAGCCTCATTCACCATGGCAACTGTCAGCTTCAGCCTGCTACTAAG GTTGATGGGCCGAGGAGTCCTGCTGTATTTGGAGCCATGCTGTCCTATGTCAGGGAAATCATGGGTGTTTTTGGAGTTGATCTATTGGACAGAAAG GAAGTCCATGATTCCTCTGGAGTTTTAAATAATGTGGTAGAGGAATTGGTGCATTTTCGGATTAAGGTTCGTAAATTTGCTCTTTCTGTGGAAGATCAAGCTCCACAAGATCCCCAAACTGGCTCTGAAATTCAGAAAAGACATCCACAGCCAGACAGAGTGCCCTTGCTGAAGGCCTGTGATGCCTTAAGGAATAATCTAGCACCTCTTGGAGTCTACATTAAG GATAGAGGCACAAACTCCACATGGGAAATAACAAGAGGAGAGACAAGGAAGAATTAA
- the cars2 gene encoding probable cysteine--tRNA ligase, mitochondrial isoform X2, which translates to MKMRLPLALIANVRLLNSGFRIRHSIHNGVTKTALLSSHNICSRAERKWIKPAGFDTGVKTYNSLTKQKEPLVLAQERIATWYSCGPTVYDHAHLGHACSYVRFDILQRILSRIFEINVIHVMVITDIDDKIIQRSLEQNISPTVLARMHEEEFKRDMQALRVLPPAVYMRVTDNIPQIVAFIERIIGNGHAYVTSQGSQDKRDPRDFALWKAFKPHEPHWESPWGQGRPGWHIECSTIASSVFGSQLDIHSGGIDLAFPHHENEIAQSEAYHQCEQWGNYFLHSGHLHLKGSVEKMSKSLKNYVTIKDFLKSYTANEFRLFCLLTRYRSAIDYSDASMNEARSTLSTISAFCHNVQAYMQGHLQCQPIEEGILWERLSATQSSIRKALADDFDTPKAVDAIMSLIHHGNCQLQPATKVDGPRSPAVFGAMLSYVREIMGVFGVDLLDRKEVHDSSGVLNNVVEELVHFRIKVRKFALSVEDQAPQDPQTGSEIQKRHPQPDRVPLLKACDALRNNLAPLGVYIKDRGTNSTWEITRGETRKN; encoded by the exons ATGAAAATGAGGCTTCCTTTAGCATTGATTGCAAATGTAAGACTGCTTAATTCTGGCTTTAGAATCAGGCATTCGATTCATAACGGTGTTACAAAAACGGCATTGCTGTCCAGTCATAATATATGCAGCAGAGCGGAGAGAAAGTGGATAAAACCAGCGGGGTTTGACACCGGTGTGAAGACTTACAACAGTCTCACCAAGCAGAAAGAACCTCTGGTTTTGGCACAAGAAAGAATTGCTACCTG GTATAGCTGTGGACCTACTGTTTATGATCATGCCCATCTCGGTCATGCGTG CTCATATGTCAGATTTGACATTCTACAAAGGATCTTATCCAGAATTTTTGAAATTAATGTCATCCACGTCATGGTCATCACTGACATTgatgataaaataatacaaagaaGCCTTGAG CAGAACATCTCGCCCACTGTCCTAGCAAGAATGCATGAGGAAGAGTTTAAGAGGGACATGCAAGCACTGCGG GTTCTTCCTCCAGCTGTATACATGAGGGTGACAGACAACATACCCCAGATTGTAGCTTTTATAGAGCGTATTATCGGAAATGGACATGCCTATGTCACAAGTCAAG GGTCTCAGGATAAAAGAGATCCAAGGGATTTTGCTCTGTGGAAAGCATTCAAACCACATGAACCTCATTGGGAATCACCTTGGGGACAAGGAAGACCTGGGTGGCACATTGAATGTTCTACGATTGCTAG TTCAGTGTTTGGAAGTCAGTTGGACATCCACTCTGGAGGAATTGACCTTGCCTTCCCACATCATGAGAATGAGATTGCCCAGTCTGAGGCGTATCATCAGTGTGAACAATGGGGAAACTACTTCCTGCACTCCG GGCACCTTCATTTGAAAGGAAGCGTAGAGAAGATGTCAAAATCCTTGAAGAATTATGTAACTATAAAG GATTTTCTGAAATCTTACACTGCAAATGAGTTTCGACTTTTCTGCCTTCTGACCAGATACAGATCAG CTATTGACTATAGTGATGCAAGCATGAATGAAGCCCGATCTACCCTGTCCACAATCTCTGCCTTCTGCCACAATGTACAGGCCTACATGCAGGGCCACTTACAGTGCCAGCCTATAGAGGAGGGAATTCTCTGGGAGAG GTTGTCTGCTACACAGTCCAGCATTCGGAAAGCACTCGCTGATGATTTTGACACCCCAAAAGCTGTGGATGCCATTATGAGCCTCATTCACCATGGCAACTGTCAGCTTCAGCCTGCTACTAAG GTTGATGGGCCGAGGAGTCCTGCTGTATTTGGAGCCATGCTGTCCTATGTCAGGGAAATCATGGGTGTTTTTGGAGTTGATCTATTGGACAGAAAG GAAGTCCATGATTCCTCTGGAGTTTTAAATAATGTGGTAGAGGAATTGGTGCATTTTCGGATTAAGGTTCGTAAATTTGCTCTTTCTGTGGAAGATCAAGCTCCACAAGATCCCCAAACTGGCTCTGAAATTCAGAAAAGACATCCACAGCCAGACAGAGTGCCCTTGCTGAAGGCCTGTGATGCCTTAAGGAATAATCTAGCACCTCTTGGAGTCTACATTAAG GATAGAGGCACAAACTCCACATGGGAAATAACAAGAGGAGAGACAAGGAAGAATTAA
- the LOC131541862 gene encoding inhibitor of growth protein 1-like isoform X2, with protein sequence MDYCVPYQKKATKMLNTTSWDPLHIANYVGEYLDLIESLPFDLQRNVSLMREIDSKYQELLKELDEAYEKHCHEEDPIQQKRLLHCIQRALIRSQELGDEKIQLASQMVEMVENRSRQVDSLAELLETRHEPQESMTATTMSSIFPSKRREEEKRREESLGSIESLSGANKRSRRQKNSNIETQENISTVHHDEETGSIVREKRNKTSKKKKKSKARADREPSPTDLPIDPNEPTYCLCEQVSFGEMIGCDNDECPIEWFHFSCVGLNHKPKGKWYCPKCRGDTEKTMDKALEKAKKERAYNR encoded by the exons ATGGACTACTGTGTGCCTTACCAG AAAAAAGCAACTAAAATGCTGAATACTACCAGCTGGGACCCACTGCACATCGCTAACTATGTTGGAGAATACTTGGACTTGATTGAGTCTTTACCATTCGACCTGCAAAGAAATGTGTCTCTTATGAGAGAAATTGACTCCAAATACCAAG aACTCCTCAAAGAGTTAGATGAGGCATATGAGAAACACTGCCATGAAGAGGACCCCATCCAGCAAAAGCGCTTGCTACACTGTATCCAAAGAGCCCTTATCCGAAGTCAGGAACTGGGTGATGAGAAGATCCAACTTGCTAGTCAGATGGTGGAGATGGTGGAAAATCGTAGCCGGCAAGTGGACAGTCTTGCTGAGCTTCTAGAAACCAGACATGAACCCCAAGAAAGCATGACCGCTACTACCATGTCTTCCATTTTTCCCAGCAAGAGAAgagaggaggagaaaagaaGAGAGGAATCCCTTGGTTCAATAGAAAGTCTTTCTGGAGCAAACAAGCGCTCCAGACGtcagaaaaacagtaatattgagacTCAGGAGAACATCTCTACAGTTCACCATGATGAAGAGACCGGCAGCATTGTCAGGGAGAAGCGGAATAAAACctcaaagaaaaagaagaagtcTAAAGCCAGAGCTGACAGAGAGCCTTCACCTACAGATCTACCTATTGATCCGAATGAGCCTACTTACTGCCTGTGTGAGCAGGTGTCATTTGGGGAGATGATTGGGTGTGATAATGATGAATGTCCAATTGAATGGTTCCATTTCTCATGTGTTGGGCTTAATCACAAACCCAAAGGGAAGTGGTATTGTCCAAAATGTAGGGGAGACACAGAGAAAACCATGGACAAAGCCTtggaaaaagcaaaaaaggagAGGGCatataacaggtag
- the LOC131541862 gene encoding inhibitor of growth protein 1-like isoform X1, with amino-acid sequence MFLPFRPFPMDPEIHSKKATKMLNTTSWDPLHIANYVGEYLDLIESLPFDLQRNVSLMREIDSKYQELLKELDEAYEKHCHEEDPIQQKRLLHCIQRALIRSQELGDEKIQLASQMVEMVENRSRQVDSLAELLETRHEPQESMTATTMSSIFPSKRREEEKRREESLGSIESLSGANKRSRRQKNSNIETQENISTVHHDEETGSIVREKRNKTSKKKKKSKARADREPSPTDLPIDPNEPTYCLCEQVSFGEMIGCDNDECPIEWFHFSCVGLNHKPKGKWYCPKCRGDTEKTMDKALEKAKKERAYNR; translated from the exons ATGTTTTTGCCCTTTCGGCCGTTTCCAATGGATCCAGAAATCCACTCA AAAAAAGCAACTAAAATGCTGAATACTACCAGCTGGGACCCACTGCACATCGCTAACTATGTTGGAGAATACTTGGACTTGATTGAGTCTTTACCATTCGACCTGCAAAGAAATGTGTCTCTTATGAGAGAAATTGACTCCAAATACCAAG aACTCCTCAAAGAGTTAGATGAGGCATATGAGAAACACTGCCATGAAGAGGACCCCATCCAGCAAAAGCGCTTGCTACACTGTATCCAAAGAGCCCTTATCCGAAGTCAGGAACTGGGTGATGAGAAGATCCAACTTGCTAGTCAGATGGTGGAGATGGTGGAAAATCGTAGCCGGCAAGTGGACAGTCTTGCTGAGCTTCTAGAAACCAGACATGAACCCCAAGAAAGCATGACCGCTACTACCATGTCTTCCATTTTTCCCAGCAAGAGAAgagaggaggagaaaagaaGAGAGGAATCCCTTGGTTCAATAGAAAGTCTTTCTGGAGCAAACAAGCGCTCCAGACGtcagaaaaacagtaatattgagacTCAGGAGAACATCTCTACAGTTCACCATGATGAAGAGACCGGCAGCATTGTCAGGGAGAAGCGGAATAAAACctcaaagaaaaagaagaagtcTAAAGCCAGAGCTGACAGAGAGCCTTCACCTACAGATCTACCTATTGATCCGAATGAGCCTACTTACTGCCTGTGTGAGCAGGTGTCATTTGGGGAGATGATTGGGTGTGATAATGATGAATGTCCAATTGAATGGTTCCATTTCTCATGTGTTGGGCTTAATCACAAACCCAAAGGGAAGTGGTATTGTCCAAAATGTAGGGGAGACACAGAGAAAACCATGGACAAAGCCTtggaaaaagcaaaaaaggagAGGGCatataacaggtag
- the LOC131541862 gene encoding inhibitor of growth protein 1-like isoform X3 codes for MLNTTSWDPLHIANYVGEYLDLIESLPFDLQRNVSLMREIDSKYQELLKELDEAYEKHCHEEDPIQQKRLLHCIQRALIRSQELGDEKIQLASQMVEMVENRSRQVDSLAELLETRHEPQESMTATTMSSIFPSKRREEEKRREESLGSIESLSGANKRSRRQKNSNIETQENISTVHHDEETGSIVREKRNKTSKKKKKSKARADREPSPTDLPIDPNEPTYCLCEQVSFGEMIGCDNDECPIEWFHFSCVGLNHKPKGKWYCPKCRGDTEKTMDKALEKAKKERAYNR; via the exons ATGCTGAATACTACCAGCTGGGACCCACTGCACATCGCTAACTATGTTGGAGAATACTTGGACTTGATTGAGTCTTTACCATTCGACCTGCAAAGAAATGTGTCTCTTATGAGAGAAATTGACTCCAAATACCAAG aACTCCTCAAAGAGTTAGATGAGGCATATGAGAAACACTGCCATGAAGAGGACCCCATCCAGCAAAAGCGCTTGCTACACTGTATCCAAAGAGCCCTTATCCGAAGTCAGGAACTGGGTGATGAGAAGATCCAACTTGCTAGTCAGATGGTGGAGATGGTGGAAAATCGTAGCCGGCAAGTGGACAGTCTTGCTGAGCTTCTAGAAACCAGACATGAACCCCAAGAAAGCATGACCGCTACTACCATGTCTTCCATTTTTCCCAGCAAGAGAAgagaggaggagaaaagaaGAGAGGAATCCCTTGGTTCAATAGAAAGTCTTTCTGGAGCAAACAAGCGCTCCAGACGtcagaaaaacagtaatattgagacTCAGGAGAACATCTCTACAGTTCACCATGATGAAGAGACCGGCAGCATTGTCAGGGAGAAGCGGAATAAAACctcaaagaaaaagaagaagtcTAAAGCCAGAGCTGACAGAGAGCCTTCACCTACAGATCTACCTATTGATCCGAATGAGCCTACTTACTGCCTGTGTGAGCAGGTGTCATTTGGGGAGATGATTGGGTGTGATAATGATGAATGTCCAATTGAATGGTTCCATTTCTCATGTGTTGGGCTTAATCACAAACCCAAAGGGAAGTGGTATTGTCCAAAATGTAGGGGAGACACAGAGAAAACCATGGACAAAGCCTtggaaaaagcaaaaaaggagAGGGCatataacaggtag